The proteins below are encoded in one region of Chrysemys picta bellii isolate R12L10 chromosome 4, ASM1138683v2, whole genome shotgun sequence:
- the LOC135983460 gene encoding olfactory receptor 4S2-like, protein MEATQNVTEFILLGLCHNEMLQPVCFVFFVLLYIATVLGNLLIIVTVKSSQYLKSPMYFFLSYLSFVDMCLSSVTAPKLITDFFVERKTISFDGCIAQLFVFHFFGCTEIFLLTVMAYDRYIAICKPLHYTTIMTGCVCGSLVMASWVGGFVHSIVQTLLTIQLPFCGPNEIDHYFCDVHPLLKLTCTDTYLVGVMVIANTGMISLTCFVVLVVSYVIILVSLRTRSSEGRRKALSTCASHIAVVIIFFGPCIFMYLRPSITFSEDKMVTVFYTIITPVLNPLIYTLRNKEVKNAMRKLGSRKVTLGVK, encoded by the coding sequence ATGGAGGCCACGCAGAATGTGACTGAATTCATCCTTTTGGGACTTTGCCACAATGAGATGTTACAGCCAGTGTGTTTTGTGTTCTTTGTACTCCTCTATATCGCGACTGTGCTGGGAAATCTTCTCATCATTGTCACTGTTAAGAGCAGCCAGTATCTGAAGTctcccatgtatttcttcctcagcTATCTGTCCTTTGTAGACATGTGCCTTTCCTCTGTCACAGCCCCAAAACTGATTACAGACTTCTTTGTGGAGAGGAAAACCATCTCCTTTGATGGCTGCATAGCACAGCTGTTTGTGTTCCATTTCTTTGGGTGCACTGAAATCTTCCTCCTCACAGTGATGGCGTACGATCGTTACATTGCAATCTGCAAACCCCTCCATTACACAACCATAATGACTGGGTGTGTTTGTGGCTCACTTGTGATGGCTTCATGGGTGGGTGGCTTTGTGCATTCCATCGTTCAGACTCTCCTGACCATCCAGTTACCCTTCTGTGGGCCCAACGAGATTGACCACTATTTCTGCGATGTGCACCCTTTGCTGAAACTGACCTGCACTGACACTTACCTTGTTGGCGTCATGGTCATTGCCAATACCGGGATGATTTCTCTGACCTGTTTTGTTGTGCTGGTTGTATCCTATGTCATCATCTTAGTCTCCTTGAGAACTCGCTCCTCCGAAGGTCGTCGCAAAGCTCTTTCCACCTGTGCCTCCCATATTGCTGTAGTGATTATATTTTTCGGGCCATGTATCTTCATGTATTTAAGACCTTCCATCACCTTCTCAGAGGATAAGATGGTCACCGTGTTCTACACCATTATCACTCCGGTGCTGAATCCCTTGATCTACACCCTGCGCAATAAGGAGGTGAAAAATGCCATGAGAAAATTAGGGAGCAGAAAAGTGACTTTAGGGGTGAAATGA